One Thermococcus sp. M36 genomic window, CCTCCGGGGTGAGGCGGAACTCATAGGAAAAGCCGGCCTGTTCAAAGGTGCATCCAGCTCCCTTTACGATGCCGAGGGAGATGTACGTCTTCACGAGCTCCCTCAGACGGGCCTTGTTCGGCAGGGGTGTTGAGGCCAGGATCTCCTCGCAGGACTTTCCGGCCACCAGGTTGCCGAACAGCCCGTGCTTGAGCCCCAGGTGGAAGACGTAGCCAACGGAAAGCTCTGTCATGAGCTCAATGTTCCGGTCGAGGACCTTTAGTAACGATGCCATGGACTCCACCTCACGTGTACCTGGAATAATACGGGTAGTACGATTTTAACAGCTTGACAACCTGTTTCCCGTACTCTGTGAGCCTGTAGTACTTGAAGCCCTTCTCGGTTACGACCTCGACGAGACCAAGACTTACCAGGGAGCTGTGTCCGTTGTACCTGTTTCCGAGCCCGATGAGTGCTCCCTTCACGTTGGACGGGTCCGATTTGACGGCCCTTGCTATTTCAGAGAGGTATGTGGGGGTGGGGTAGATCTCATCCAGATAGAAGAGTATCCTCTTCCTCAGCTCACTGCGGTTGATGGATCTTATCACAAAGGGGTCAATGAACATTAGACATCACCCGCGTGATCCGAGCATTGAATCTTCGAACGTTGTATACCCTACAATCAGCCGTATAATATAATAGGGATAAACTATATAAGTATTACCATTAACGAAATTCAAAGGGGTTCTAATTTTTCAAAATGAAGCCATTATCTGGGGCATTTTTTCCATGATTGGAAATTTCTTGCACATATTCAGCACAACTCCAGGATTTGGATAAGATCCAAACAGCCCCAGGACTCCCAAGAGGGTTGGGCGTTGTCAGATTACTGCCGTACCATCCCCTCTGATGACATAACATCAAAAAAGAAGGCAAAGAGTTTAAATTGGGAACACCCAAACTACCAGCATGCCGCCGATCCTCCTGGTCAAAAACAGAATCCTCGTCATTGAGCCGTGGGCAAATAGTCCTCTTCTGGCAGCCGGCCTATCGCTACCGTTATAAACCCGCCCTCAAAGCCTCCGGAGGTGATTGAAGATGATTGAAAAGGTTTATTGCGCTGACGTTAAGCCCGAGATGGAAGGCAAGCGTGTTAAGCTGGCAGGTTGGGTTTACAGAAAGAGGGAAGTTGGAAAAAAGGTCTTCATAGTCCTCCGCGACTCGAGCGGGATAATCCAGACGATATTCAAGAAAGAAGTGGGTGAGGAGGCCTACACCAGGGCCAGGAAGGTTGGCATAGAGTCGAGCGTCATCATTGAGGGCACCGTGAAGGCAGACCCCCGCGCGCCTACCGGGGTCGAGGTTCAGGCAGACAAGATAGAGGTCGTCCAGGACGTTGAGTTCTTCCCCATAACAAAGGACGCGAGCGAGGAGTTCCTGCTCGATATCAGGCACCTGCATCTCCACTCGCCGAAGGTTGCCGCGGTAATGAAGGTAAAAGCGACAATGATGCAGGCGGCGAGAGAGTGGCTCCTCCAGGACGGCTGGTACGAGGTCTTCCCGCCGATACTCGTCACTGGAGCTGTTGAGGGCGGCGCAACGCTCTTCAAGCTCAAGTACTTCGACAGGTATGCGTACCTGAGCCAGTCCGCCCAGCTCTACCTTGAGGCGGCGATATTCGGCCTCGAAAAGGTCTGGAGCCTCACGCCCAGCTTCAGAGCAGAGAAGAGCAGGACGAGAAGGCACCTCACCGAGTTCTGGCACCTGGAGCTTGAGGCCGCCTGGATGGACCTCTGGGACATCATGAAGGTCGAGGAGGAGCTCGTCAGCTACATGGTGCAGAGGACGCTTGAGCTCAGGAAGAAGGAGATAGAGCTCTACAGAAAGGACGACATCAAGACCCTCAAGAACACGGTCCCGCCGTTCCCGAGGATAAGCTACGACGAGGCGATAGACATACTCCAGAGCAAGGGCGTTCAGATAGAGTGGGGCGAGGACATGGGCGCCGACGAGGAGCGCATTCTGACCCAGGAGTTCGAGGCCCCGTTCTTCGTCTACGGCTATCCGAAGCACATCAAAGCATTCTACATGAAGGAGGATCCAGACGATCCGAGAAAGGTTCTCGCGGCAGATATGCTCGCTCCAGAGGGGTACGGTGAGATAATCGGCGGCTCCCAGCGTGAAGATGACTACAGCAAGCTCGTGCAGAGGATTCTGGACGAGGGCATGAAGCCGGAGGACTACGAGTGGTACCTAGACCTCAGGAAGTACGGTTCAGTTCCGCACAGCGGCTTCGGCCTCGGCCTTGAGAGGCTCGTCGCCTGGGTTCTCAAACTCGACCACGTCCGCTGGGCCACGCTCTTCCCGAGGACACCGAGCAGGCTGTATCCCTGACCCGTCCATTTTGGGCTGTGCCCCCGGGGAGCGAAGGGGAATCATCGCTCGCCGAAGCGCTCATCCCCCGCGGTTTCCCGGGGGCGTTCTTATCTCCCCACCACAAAACTTAAGCTTTACCTCGTCACTACTGCGCTGACACCAGCCGCCGCAAGGGTCAGCAGTTCGAACACCCGGTATGCCTCTTCTACAGTTTTCGCCTCAAACTCAACGGTCTTTCCATCTATGCGATTTATGAACGGCAGGAGCTCGGCTGCATCGGCCATGTCACTCCTCAGAAAGCGCACCTTTACACGGACGGGCTCCTCAGCAGTCAACGGCCTTGCTTCCCCACCCTCCAGCCTCCCAACGGCCCTGCTGACTCCCTCCCTGATCATGGATTTTATCTTTGTCATCGCCGGGCTTTTGGCGGCGTAGCGCGACGGTGACTCCTTGAAGGGCACCCCAACGGCCCAGGGGGTAAATTCTCTAACGTCTGTCTCTATAAGCCTCCTGTCTCCCCCTACGAGGATTACGGGTATACCCCAGCTCCCAAGCAAATATGCGTTGAGCAGAAACTCGCTTACTTCGACCCCGTTTATCTCAAGCCTGTCTATGCTCGCTCCGCTGTACGTATGGTCGAAGGTCGCTCTATTCGTTCCAGCTTTGGCGTGGTAGCCGAGGAAGAGTGCCGCGTCGCTCCCCCTGGCAAAGGCCACCATGCTCGTCGGCCTCGGGAACCCCCTTACAAGCTCAACGTATTCGGGCATCGCCTCCGGCAGGATGTTCACCATCGGCCCGTGGCTATCCGCCACGATTACCTCGTCAAACCCCTTTTCGTGCAGGGCCTCTGCAGCGGTCTTTACAACTTCCGTGGCAATCTTTCTCGCCTCGCCATAAAGGGCCCCTTTGACAAAGAGGTGCTCCCGGCTGACTATGTACGGCAGACCTTCAAGGTCAAGGGATATGAAGGCACGCATCGGCATCACCAAGACAGGAATCGAAGCGGTAAAAGAAAAGTCTTGTGGAAGCCCCATAACTGCGGGGAATATCTCCCCATCCGGGCGATAATTCTCGCTTATGAAAAAGGTTATATACAGCTTCTTTCATAGGATAAAACGGTGACTGGTATGCAAATCGTCGAAGTGGACATTAAATTGCCCTATGATGGTAGAGGGAAGGTTCTGGGCCGCCTCTATGAGAAAGTCAGGGGAAGGGTTAGGAAGGCCCATCTCTTTCCCCCGACGGTCTACGGGGTGAGCGAGCTCAAGCTGGTTCTGGCCGTGGACGACGTCAGAAAATTCATCTCAGACCTGAAAAGAGTAATCAAAAACGGCAGGGTAACCTTCAAAGTCATTTCGGAGGCTTAACCCTTTATCCCTCCGTTCAGTTCCTCCAGTTTTTCCCTGGCTTTTTCGAGCGAACCTGCCTTTTCCACCGCGGTGCCCGTGACGATTATGTCTGCCCCGGCCTCCGCTGCCGCCCTTGCCTGTCCCGCGGTTCTTATGCCCCCTCCCACGATCAGGGGGACGTCTATGACGTGTTTCACGAGGGCAATCATCTCCCGCGGAACCGGCTGGGGGGCCCCGCTTCCAGCCTCCAGGTAGACGAGGCGCATTCCGAGGTACTGGCCGGCCAGGGCGTAGGCAGCTGCGATCTTCGGCTTGTGCCGGGGTATGGGCTTGGCATCCCCGACCCAGCCGACGGTCTCGCCCGGCTCGATTATGAGGTACGCCATAGGTATGGGTTCTATCCCGTAACGCTTGACCTGAAAAGCCCCCAGGGCCTGGGCGCCCGTTATGAAGAACGGGTTGGTTGAGTTCAGCAGGCTCATGAAGAATATGGCATCTGCGTACTTGCTTATCCCCCCGTGGGAACCCGGAAACAGTATGACTGGAAGGCCAGATGACTCCTTTATCGCCCTCACAACACCATCCAGAACCTCCCCCTCCGCACCGGTCGAACCGCCGACCATTATTGCGTCAACACCTACCTTTTCGCTCATCTCAGCTATCCTTCCGGCGGTCCTGGGGTCAGTGTCATCGGGATCAAGGAGGACGAAGTGGAGCTTCTCCTTCTCAAGCTTCTTATGGATGTACGACTCCACTTTTCCCAGCTCCAGCTTCATTTTCTTCCACCGAACTTTATAACTTCCTCCCGGCTTTTAACCCTTTTCCATTGCAGCCCGAGCCCCTTAAGCAACCCGATCAACAGCTCATCGGGCTCACCGCTGAACCGGTAGAGGTTGGTCTCAACTCTGACGTCCCCCGCCCCAAAGCCCACAACTGGCTGGCCGAGCTTTGCCACTTCCATGGAAAGCATCTCCTCCAGCCTCTCGTCGCTTGGGATCAGGTATGCTCTTAAGAGCTCTGCCTCGCTGAGGAGGAAGTCTATGTGCCAGTGGAGCTTCTTTTTCCGCGAGAAGTGCCGGGCGACCCGCTTTTCAAGGGAGTTCATTGCGGAGCCAACGTAAACGTAGTAGCCCCTTTTGAGCCTGAACTTACGCCCCCGCGTCTTCACCTCCCTGTCATCGCGGAGCAGTATCACGAGGAGGTACGAGCCCTTCATGGGCCTGGATTCCACCCAGGGTTTATAAACCTTAGACCGTAGCGCCACTTGGGTGTGTTTGATGGAGGAGAAGAAAAAGAAGCGCCCCATAGACGAGTTTGCCTGGCAGGAGTACGACCGGGAGGAGTTTGAGGAGATGTTCCCGGCCCTAGCGAGGGAGCTTGATGGGGAGGGAATCCCAATAGATGCTTACAGGACGGATGAAGGTAGAGCACTCGTGGAAGAGGACGAGGTGAGGGACTTCTCGGGTTACAACCCCACAGTCATAGACTTCCTCAGAAGGTGTGAGACAGATGATGAGGCCCTTGAGATAATCAACTGGCTGGAGGAGCACGGTGAGATAACCCACGAGATGGCCAAAGAGCTCCGCATAACCCTCGTCAAAAAGGGTGTGAGGGCCTTCGGCCCAAAGAAAGAGTGGGGATGGTATGAGAGGCACAGAAAAAGGGAATAAACCGGTCAGATGTTCCCTATTCGCTGGAGCACCATACCCTCAATTTTTATCGGGTCGGTTCTGCGGGCGAAGACTATCGCCTGCTCGAGCCTTGCTTCGCTCTCGGCGTGTATCGTGAAGAGCGGGTCGCCCTCCTTGATCTTCTCGCCGACCTTGACGTAGAGCTCCAGCCCGGCGCCCTTGTCCTCCGGCGCCCCAGCGGCTCTGGCTATACCCGTTATGGCCTTGTTGTCAATGCCGGTTATGTAACCGCTCGTAGGTGCTGTGAACGTGTACGTCTTGTCGCCGACGGGTATTTCCTCCGGCTTGATGTCCGGGTTTCCGCCCTGCTCCTCGATAATCTCGCGCATCTTCTGGTAGGCCTTTCCGCTTTCAAGTATCTCCCTGGCCATCTTCTTACCCATTCCAGCAGGAGCAACGCCTCCCATTTCAAGCAGGATCCCTGCAAGCCCCGTGGCCTTCTCTATAAGGCTCCCCGGGCCTTTCCCTGTCATAAGGGCCGACAGAGCCTCCCTCGCCTCAAGCGCCGGGCCGACTGTGTGGCCTATCGGCTGGCCGCCGTAGGTTATGGCAACCTCGACGTACTGACCCAGCCTCTTGCCGAGCTCAATGAAGTCCCTTGCAAGTGTCCTCGCCTCATCAACCGTCTCGACCTTGACACCTTTACCTGTGGGTATGTCAATAAGCACGTACTGGCTGCCCATGGCGTACTTCTTGGACATTATGCTCGCGAGCATCAATCCAGTAGGGTCTATGCTCAGTGCACGCTCAGCCTTGATCGTTATGTCGTCGGCGGGGGCAAGGTTGAGGGCCCCTCCCCAGACCATGCACGCACCGATCTTTTCGACTATGCGCTTTATCTCGTCCAGAGAGAAGCTGACGTCGGCGAAGACCTCGACTACATCAGCAGTCCCCGCGGCGCTTGTTATTGCCCTGGAGCTCGTCTTGGGTATCGTCAGCCCCGCGGCGGCGACTATCGGGACGACGAGTATGTTGGTCTTGTTGCCCGGTACGCCCCCGATGCTGTGGACGTCCATGATGGGCTTCCTGTCAATGTCGAGCATGTCGCCCGTTTCGGCCATGGCTATCGTCAGGGCCGCTATCTCGTCCATGTCTAGGCCGTTGATCTCCAGTGACGTTACGAAGGAACTTATCTCTATGTCCCGGAGCTTCCTGTCAACTATGTCCTTGACTATGGCCTCGATCTCGACCTTCCTGAGCTTCTCACCGCGCATCTTCTTCTTTATGTAGCGGACGCTCTCTGGAGTTCCAGTGGGAACTACCGTTACCACCTCGCCCTCGGAGAAGTTGTGGAGCTGGAGTATGTCCCTGCTGACACCGATTTCACCCTCGCCCACGAGGCTGCTCACAACAACGCTGCCGTAAACGGTCTTCTTTCCGGCCTCTATCTTCACCAGGTCGTCGGGATGGAGCTTGGCCCTCCGGGCCTCCTTTTCGTTTATAAACACTGAATACCTGCCGCTGTACATGTCGAGTATCCTAACCTTTGCCTTCATGGCTATCCCTCCTTTTCACCCACAAGTTTCCAGTATTGAACAGAAGAATACTTAAATGTTTTCAACTGGAATGCCGTCAAAAGGAGCTCCAAGCACGGCGGGACTTGGCAGAGAAATGTAAAATTTGAAAATCACGCCGTTAGACCGTACCTGACAGGCGCATGCGTCCCTGTACTGAGCCCGGAACCGCTGAGAAGAACCCTGACCACGTCCCCTGCAACGTCCTTTATCAGGGGAGACAGGAGGCCCTCTCCCTTCAGGTAGTAGCTCACGACCTCGCTCAGTGGGGCGCTTACGAGCCGTCCCTTAAAGACCCTGACAGTGTCTCCATCTATCTCCACTATCCTGTCTGGATAGCCCAACTTAACCCTCATAGCGCCCCACCCCCACTTTGGAGTTAATAGA contains:
- a CDS encoding AMP phosphorylase; the protein is MKAKVRILDMYSGRYSVFINEKEARRAKLHPDDLVKIEAGKKTVYGSVVVSSLVGEGEIGVSRDILQLHNFSEGEVVTVVPTGTPESVRYIKKKMRGEKLRKVEIEAIVKDIVDRKLRDIEISSFVTSLEINGLDMDEIAALTIAMAETGDMLDIDRKPIMDVHSIGGVPGNKTNILVVPIVAAAGLTIPKTSSRAITSAAGTADVVEVFADVSFSLDEIKRIVEKIGACMVWGGALNLAPADDITIKAERALSIDPTGLMLASIMSKKYAMGSQYVLIDIPTGKGVKVETVDEARTLARDFIELGKRLGQYVEVAITYGGQPIGHTVGPALEAREALSALMTGKGPGSLIEKATGLAGILLEMGGVAPAGMGKKMAREILESGKAYQKMREIIEEQGGNPDIKPEEIPVGDKTYTFTAPTSGYITGIDNKAITGIARAAGAPEDKGAGLELYVKVGEKIKEGDPLFTIHAESEARLEQAIVFARRTDPIKIEGMVLQRIGNI
- a CDS encoding M55 family metallopeptidase, with product MRAFISLDLEGLPYIVSREHLFVKGALYGEARKIATEVVKTAAEALHEKGFDEVIVADSHGPMVNILPEAMPEYVELVRGFPRPTSMVAFARGSDAALFLGYHAKAGTNRATFDHTYSGASIDRLEINGVEVSEFLLNAYLLGSWGIPVILVGGDRRLIETDVREFTPWAVGVPFKESPSRYAAKSPAMTKIKSMIREGVSRAVGRLEGGEARPLTAEEPVRVKVRFLRSDMADAAELLPFINRIDGKTVEFEAKTVEEAYRVFELLTLAAAGVSAVVTR
- a CDS encoding DUF123 domain-containing protein is translated as MKGSYLLVILLRDDREVKTRGRKFRLKRGYYVYVGSAMNSLEKRVARHFSRKKKLHWHIDFLLSEAELLRAYLIPSDERLEEMLSMEVAKLGQPVVGFGAGDVRVETNLYRFSGEPDELLIGLLKGLGLQWKRVKSREEVIKFGGRK
- the asnS gene encoding asparagine--tRNA ligase; its protein translation is MIEKVYCADVKPEMEGKRVKLAGWVYRKREVGKKVFIVLRDSSGIIQTIFKKEVGEEAYTRARKVGIESSVIIEGTVKADPRAPTGVEVQADKIEVVQDVEFFPITKDASEEFLLDIRHLHLHSPKVAAVMKVKATMMQAAREWLLQDGWYEVFPPILVTGAVEGGATLFKLKYFDRYAYLSQSAQLYLEAAIFGLEKVWSLTPSFRAEKSRTRRHLTEFWHLELEAAWMDLWDIMKVEEELVSYMVQRTLELRKKEIELYRKDDIKTLKNTVPPFPRISYDEAIDILQSKGVQIEWGEDMGADEERILTQEFEAPFFVYGYPKHIKAFYMKEDPDDPRKVLAADMLAPEGYGEIIGGSQREDDYSKLVQRILDEGMKPEDYEWYLDLRKYGSVPHSGFGLGLERLVAWVLKLDHVRWATLFPRTPSRLYP
- a CDS encoding DUF2095 family protein, which codes for MEEKKKKRPIDEFAWQEYDREEFEEMFPALARELDGEGIPIDAYRTDEGRALVEEDEVRDFSGYNPTVIDFLRRCETDDEALEIINWLEEHGEITHEMAKELRITLVKKGVRAFGPKKEWGWYERHRKRE
- a CDS encoding helix-turn-helix domain-containing protein, with amino-acid sequence MFIDPFVIRSINRSELRKRILFYLDEIYPTPTYLSEIARAVKSDPSNVKGALIGLGNRYNGHSSLVSLGLVEVVTEKGFKYYRLTEYGKQVVKLLKSYYPYYSRYT
- a CDS encoding geranylgeranylglyceryl/heptaprenylglyceryl phosphate synthase, yielding MKLELGKVESYIHKKLEKEKLHFVLLDPDDTDPRTAGRIAEMSEKVGVDAIMVGGSTGAEGEVLDGVVRAIKESSGLPVILFPGSHGGISKYADAIFFMSLLNSTNPFFITGAQALGAFQVKRYGIEPIPMAYLIIEPGETVGWVGDAKPIPRHKPKIAAAYALAGQYLGMRLVYLEAGSGAPQPVPREMIALVKHVIDVPLIVGGGIRTAGQARAAAEAGADIIVTGTAVEKAGSLEKAREKLEELNGGIKG